From the genome of Thermodesulfobacteriota bacterium, one region includes:
- a CDS encoding ComF family protein has protein sequence MLRVWQCSHRKPGLAGIRLLLSAIGQLFFPASCLLCSAPLPGRPEVLFCPKCMSGIKFIHSPTCPVCGRPFAAKGQPEHLCHTCLNEPYHFDKARAVTFYDGPILEAVHRFKFGKKIIHARTLAGLKSGDGPFNLDQFDLFVPVPLHVRRLRQRGFNQTLLLLREWAGKEKEKKIDFTTLVRHRHTEPQTNFKHRERRKNIKGAFAVKRPDKVRGKNILLCDDVFTTGATVNECARVLKEAGAGKVSVLTLARAIAQ, from the coding sequence ATGCTCAGAGTTTGGCAATGCAGTCATAGAAAACCTGGCTTAGCAGGCATAAGGCTGCTCCTTTCGGCTATAGGACAGCTTTTCTTCCCCGCGTCCTGCCTGCTTTGCAGCGCCCCCTTACCCGGCCGGCCGGAGGTACTTTTTTGCCCCAAGTGCATGAGTGGCATCAAGTTCATTCACAGCCCGACATGCCCTGTATGCGGAAGGCCTTTTGCGGCGAAAGGGCAGCCGGAACACCTTTGCCATACCTGTCTCAACGAGCCCTATCACTTTGATAAGGCCCGGGCTGTCACCTTTTATGACGGGCCTATACTTGAGGCCGTCCACCGATTCAAATTCGGGAAAAAGATTATCCATGCCCGAACCCTCGCCGGATTAAAAAGTGGGGATGGGCCTTTTAACCTGGATCAGTTTGACCTCTTCGTACCCGTGCCCCTTCACGTAAGGAGACTTCGGCAACGGGGTTTTAATCAGACACTGCTCCTTCTAAGAGAATGGGCCGGGAAAGAAAAAGAGAAAAAAATAGACTTTACGACCCTGGTTCGCCACAGGCACACAGAGCCCCAGACAAATTTCAAACACCGCGAGCGCCGGAAAAACATAAAAGGGGCCTTTGCCGTGAAACGGCCGGATAAGGTTCGGGGCAAAAATATCCTTCTCTGCGACGATGTCTTTACCACCGGCGCCACGGTAAATGAATGCGCCCGGGTACTTAAAGAAGCCGGGGCAGGGAAAGTTTCGGTCCTGACCCTGGCCCGCGCCATAGCACAATAA
- the icd gene encoding isocitrate dehydrogenase (NADP(+)) codes for MTNQPAKITLSADGKIQAPDYPIIPYVEGDGIGPDIWAAAVRVWDAAIGKAYGGKRKVFWQEVLAGEKAFAQKNAWLPMETLNTIRDCRIAIKGPLSTPVGKGIRSLNVALRHELQLYACIRPSRYFHGLPSPVKEPEKVDMIIFRENMEDLYTGIEWEEGTPEASKVISFIRETKGKHIPPDSGIGIKHISRSGTKRLVRKAIEYALENKKNSVTLVHKGNIMKFTDGAFRLWGYELAREEFPEATITEKEVSDQYGGKPPQDKVIIKDRIADAMFQQVLLRPEEYSVIATPNLIGDYLSDALAAQVGGLGLAPSANIGDGYALFEPIHGTAPKYSGQDKVNPSALILAGGMMFEHLGWKEVTELLYKGIQKTISQKRVTYDLARQIPGAVELKCSEFGNAVIENLA; via the coding sequence ATGACCAACCAACCGGCAAAGATCACTCTATCTGCTGACGGTAAAATCCAGGCGCCGGATTATCCCATAATCCCTTATGTCGAAGGGGACGGCATCGGCCCTGATATATGGGCGGCCGCCGTCCGCGTTTGGGATGCGGCTATAGGCAAGGCCTACGGCGGAAAGCGCAAGGTTTTCTGGCAGGAGGTGTTAGCCGGAGAAAAGGCGTTCGCGCAAAAAAACGCATGGCTGCCAATGGAGACCCTCAACACCATTCGCGACTGCCGGATAGCCATAAAAGGCCCGCTTTCCACGCCCGTGGGAAAAGGCATCCGCAGCCTGAACGTGGCCCTGCGGCATGAACTTCAATTGTATGCCTGCATCCGGCCCTCCCGATATTTCCACGGACTGCCCAGCCCGGTGAAAGAGCCGGAAAAGGTGGACATGATCATCTTCCGGGAGAATATGGAAGACCTCTATACAGGCATAGAATGGGAGGAAGGAACGCCGGAGGCGTCCAAGGTAATCTCATTTATCAGGGAGACCAAGGGTAAACATATTCCGCCGGATTCAGGGATCGGCATAAAGCATATCAGCCGGAGCGGGACCAAACGCCTGGTTCGAAAGGCCATAGAATACGCCCTGGAAAATAAAAAAAACAGCGTTACCCTGGTACACAAGGGAAACATCATGAAATTTACCGACGGGGCCTTTCGCCTCTGGGGATATGAACTGGCCAGGGAAGAATTCCCGGAGGCCACTATCACCGAGAAAGAGGTCTCTGACCAATATGGCGGTAAGCCCCCCCAGGATAAGGTCATTATAAAAGACCGCATAGCGGATGCCATGTTCCAGCAGGTCTTGCTGCGGCCTGAGGAATACAGCGTTATCGCCACACCAAATTTGATCGGCGATTACCTATCGGATGCCCTGGCCGCGCAGGTCGGAGGTCTGGGGCTGGCCCCCAGCGCCAACATCGGCGATGGTTACGCCCTCTTTGAACCCATACACGGCACAGCGCCGAAATATTCAGGCCAGGACAAGGTCAACCCCAGCGCCCTCATTCTGGCCGGTGGAATGATGTTTGAACACCTGGGCTGGAAAGAAGTCACCGAACTGCTCTACAAGGGCATCCAGAAAACCATCTCGCAAAAAAGGGTAACTTACGATCTGGCCAGGCAGATACCCGGGGCCGTTGAACTTAAATGCTCAGAGTTTGGCAATGCAGTCATAGAAAACCTGGCTTAG